In Cystobacter fuscus DSM 2262, the genomic stretch ACCGGCACCGAGTCGCCAGCCTTGAGCTGGCCGAGCCGCCACTTGACCCAGGCCGCCGGTCCCTGGTCGGAGGAGGGATCGTAGTCACCCAGGGTCCAGAGGTTTGGCACGCGCTTTCGAAGTGCAGACAGGGCGGGCAACCACTTCCGGTCGCCGTCCGTCCACAGGACGATGACTGGCGGGCGCTCGGTGACATGATTGTGGGCGGTCGCGGCGGCGAGACGCTCCACGAGGGCGTCCAGGACTGTGCTCACGCCGCCTCCCGCGCTGCCAGCTTCTCGGCAAGCGTCAGATGATTGTCGTTATCCCGGTCCTCACCCCACGGCGAGTCTGGCGGGTTCTTGCCCCGGTCCTTGCCCCACTTGATGTTGGGCTTCCAGCGCAACACGCCGGCTCCCTTCGCGCCCACGTCGGGCACGGTCAGGAAGGGCCGGATGTTGAGGCGCACACCGTCGTCCAGGTCGGGGTGCCAGCCAATCGGCTGCTGCTCGATGGACTTCCAGCGCACGAAGATGTCGAGCGGGGCCTCGCCTTCGAGAATGTCGGCGAGGCGCTGCTGGAGGACCTTCGCCTTAGCGAGCTTGTCACCCGCGCCGCTCTTGTTGGCCTTGGCCTCTAGCTCTTGGGTCCGAATCCAATCACCCAGGTAAGTGTAGGTGAGCGACTTCAACGTCTCGTGGTTGAGCTTGTGGTAGTTCACCAACGCCGAGAAACCCTCGCGATGGCCATCCCAGATGTGCCAGATGAACGGGCGATAGTGGAAGAGCTCACAGTGCTGCTTGAAGAAGGTGTCCCGCAGCCAATCCTCCAGGCTGTCGGTGTGACCGACGGCGGTGAGCAGGTCGGTGAGAGTCTGCGGGTGCCAGTCCCTGCCCCAGGCCGCTGCGAGCATGTCGGTAAGACGGTCGGCAGCAGGGCGCTCGCCGAGCAGGGCGGGGATGCACACAATGCCGTCTGTGTCAGCATAGGCATCCAGCGCGTCAGCTTGCTGGTCGGGCCAGCGATAGCCGAGGAGACGGGCGACAGCGACTTGAAGGGGCTGAGCGCATCGAGTGACACTGCCCTGAAAGACATGCTGGGTGGGGTCATCGGTCTCCGGCTGGGGCAAGCCGTTGGGATACATAGAGGCGCCCGCAGCCTGCCATCTCGGCAGATCAAAGGGGACCTTCAAAAGCGTTGCGTTCGTCACCTTGAGGCTTTGATCGATCCTGCGAACCGCTTCGCCGAACTCAGGTGACGAACAGAAGGCCCATACGGCCGTAAGGTGCGCAGGATTCTTTGGGATCACAGCTGCGCAGTTTCCATCGAAGATGTCACCCGTATAGCACTACTGCGTCAGGGGTGAGCAGACAGTGAAGGGGAGGCTTGCTTACTCGCTTGGTCTTGGAAGTCACGTCCGGCCCCCTACCGCGAAGGTCGACCGGTGCGTATTGCTTGGACGGTGGAGCGGATTGAATGAGCCAAGTGATGCGCACCTTTATGGACTCGAGTGGGGTTCAACGACTTGAGGAGTATTTCCGAAGGATTGGCGATGTCCTGGGAGAGGACAGCCGCCGGGGTTCTTTTGCCATCTACGCCATGGGACTGCTGGGCGACGGAGAGCGCAAGAGCGTCGAGCCCATTGCAGCTCGTGCTTGCCCCGACCCCAGCAAGACCGATGCAATGCACCAACGACTGCTCCACTTCACCGTCAACTCTTGCTGGAGCGACCGGGAAGTTCGCCGAGAGGCCGCCCGCTATGCCCTTGGCGCCATGACTCAACGTGAGCCCGTGGAAGCTTGGATTGTCGACGACACGGGTTTTCTCAAGCAGGGCAAGCATTCAGTGGGTGTGCAGCGGCAATACACCGGCTCGGCAGGCAAAATCACCAACTGCCAGATTGGCGTCAGCCTCAGCATCGCCACCCGGACCGAGCATGTCCCTGTCGACTTCGAGCTGTACCTGCCCGAGTCCTGGGCCAATGACTCGGCTCGCCGTCAGGAAGCTCGAATTCCTCCAGAGATTGGTTTCAAGACCAAGCCCCAGTTGGCCGTGGACATGATTGGCCGGGCCGTGGCGGAGGGTATTCCAAAAGGAGTCGTCCTGGCGGACTCCGCGTATGGCTCCTCCAGCGACTTCCGCGCGCAGGTGCGCTCCTTGGGGCTGCACTACGCGGTAGGGGTGGAGTCGCAAACGACCATTTCCCTCCTCGACAACGAGGGACTGCCTCACGGCGAGGCGATGAGCGTCAAGGACATGGCGTGGAGCATCCACGAGCGCGGGGGATTTCGACGCTGCACCTGGCGCAGTGGGACCCGTGAGGACCTCTGGGCGCGCTTCGCTCTGCGTCGTGTAGTCGCCGCAGGAGTGCCCAAGGGGCAACAGGAGCCCCTCTGGTTGCTCATCGAGTGGCGAGAGGGCGAGCCAGAGCCGTCCAACTATTTCCTCGTTTCCGTGCCGGGCCGCATCACCAAGAAGCAACTCATTCGCCTCGTCATGCAGCGCTGGAGAACCGAGCGCGTCTATGAGGATTTGAAGGGAGAACTCGGGCTCGACCACTACGAGGGCCGACGCTTTTCGGGTTGGCACCACCACGTCTCTGTCGCCCTTTGCTGCTACGCGTTCATCATCGCTGAACGCGTGCGGCATTTTCCCCCCTCGGCCCGAGGGACGGTTGAAGCCCACGCGCAGCCGCTCCAGGCCTGAGCGCCACTTCCACGACAGCTTTATCACCGCACGGCTCGCCATGGCTCGAGTGATTGCTACCTGGCTGCCTCGCTGCCCCTGCTGCCACCGTTCCAACCCCCAGCGTCCCTCACGTCGCCCGGCAGGCTTCCCTGTTCACCTTTCGGGACCCTGACGCAGTAGTGATAGATCGTTGCCGGGAGTGATCCCATCAGAGACACGGTGACTCCTGGCTTGCCCCAAGCCTCCGCACCTCGAGTCGGCCGGATTCCCTGATGTCCTGGGAGAGCCCTTAGCTTCTCCGCATACTCCATCAACGCGCCCTGGCCATTCTCCCAAAGAACAACGAAATGGCGGCCTCCGTGACTTACAGTATTGCTCACGGTAGTCTGCATTCGTGTCCACTTATTGCCGATCTCTGCCACCTCCCAGAAACACCGACCGAAGCGAATAAAATCACCGGTGCCTTGCCCCCAATAAGAATCAGCAAAATCAACAAGCAGCCGGGCTGTCGTATTCGAAATACCGTCCAAAACGACGCGGTGGTCTGGGTTTCTGAACTGCTCCTCCTGAGAGAGACGTAGGAAATTCCCGACCAGCAGGCGCTCAGCCTTTTCAGTTGCCGAACTCGCAGATGAAAGGTCGATAGCGGCCATGCAATGCTCATGCGGTGGCGGGACCTTGCTCACGCAGATCAGAGAAGCCTGCACAATCTCGCCAGTAATCGTGGAGAACGCGCCCGCCCCAAGCCGCGCTACAGATTTCCATGACAAGCTTCTAAGCAAATGCTTGCGCAGTTTCTTGTAAGTCGGCAGGAAAAGCCAGTTCTGCGGAGAGACAACAGCAATCGTTCCACCTAGACCAAGTGCGTCCAGCATCCGAAGGAGGAAAACTGTCGCAATATCGGCCTTCCCAATTTCGTAATGTGTTGAGGCGAAGTCTCGAAGAGTTGGGTGATGCTTCTCGCTTTTAAGGTAGGGAACGTTGGTCGCTATGAGCGTGAAACGCCCCGTAAGCTGCGTTGCCGCTGCGGCGACTCCGCCAGCTGCGACTTGTATCTCATGTAGTTCTGGTTCGGCGGTCGCGCGGTCGCCTCCAACAGCTCTGTCGAGGAGTGGCTGGAGTTCATCGAAGCCAGCGACGAAGAGCGCATCAGCAGGATCGCGCATGGGATCGATCAGACTCCCCAAAATTGGCGCCTCCCTGAACAACTCCCACATACGCCCCATACCGTTCCGAAGCCGTTGATTGTCCCCCGCCAGCCTCTCCCATTCCTCCTTCTTCGCTGAAATCGCCAGCCCGGAGCAGGCCACATTCATGGCGGCAAGTGGCCGGTAGCCCCCGGCACCGGGATACGTCCACGCCGCCAGCGCCAGGGCGAAGGCCGCGATCTGCACGCAGCGGTAATCGATCTCCAGCCCAAACAGGTTGTCGCGGAACACGGCATCGCATGCATCCCGCGCGCTCAGCCCCTCCTCGGCCATGCGGAAGGCTACGAGGATTTCGAAGGCGGCGACGAGAAAGTGTCCGGAGCCGCAGCAGGGGTCGAGCACCTTCAGCTCGCGGGCCAGCCGAGGCCAGTCCTCGAAGGTGCCAGCGGTGGGCGTGCCATCATCGAGGAGGCGCAGGTAGGGCATCTCCATCGGCAGCGTGCGCCCAGCCCCGATCCACCACGCGCCCAGCGTATTGTGCAGGAGGAACTGCACCATGTAGGGCTCGGTGAAAAGCTGCGTAACGGCGGGCAGTTCGTCAGCGCCGATCTTCACCTCCGAGGCATTGACCTCCTTCTTCCGGCGGGCCTGCCAGAACTGGTAGACCCACCCGAGGCTATCGCTGGCGTGGAACAGCTCAGCGGGCAGGCTCGCCAGCAGGTTCTCCAGCCCGTGCTGGTGCTCGGCCGCGAGGCGCACCGCCAGCACCGGGTCGTCGGGACGGAAAATCTGCGGCAACATCCGGCTGGCGTAGCGACCGGCCAGCTCCCAAGCGTCGGCGGATCCCTCGGAGGGGGCCAGCTCGGCGCACTCCTCCAGCGTGACGGCGACCTTCATCTCAGGGTGAATGAGCAGGTCGTTTTCGGACAGGAAGCGCGCGAATAGCATCCGGTGCCAGTGCTCGTAGGCTGTCTGCTCCACGAGGTGGTCGATCTCGTGGCGGCCGTCGACCTTGCGCACATCGCCGAGCTGCCGCGCCCGCGCCCTCAGACGGTTGCGGAGCTGCTTGCCTGCCGTATCGAGGTGGCCGTAGGGAACCACCAAGTGGACAGCCAGGGCCTCAATAGCCGCCCGCGCGCCGGTCTCGGCGATGACGCGAGCGCCGCCGTCTTGGTTCTCCCTGCCGATGACCGTGGCGAGCTGATCGCGCAGACGTAGGTCGAGAGTGGGCATCTTCAGTTCTCCGGGCGGGATCAGACGACGACGGGGCCGTCGGCGAGTTGGGCGAGAATGGCGGCACGGGCCTCGGCGACCCAGCGGTCCACCTCGGTCTCGTTGTGAAGCGTGGCCTTGGGCAAGGTCACGGGCTGGGCCTTGGGGGCGACGAGTTGGATGGCCTCAAGACGGGCTGCCGCGAAACGACCGGGCAGCCCAGCTTGGTCGAGCGCCCACTGGCCCAGCGGGCGGGCCTGCGCCGACGAGATGACCTCCTTGTCGTTGCCGACCATCACCGTCGGCACGGTGGCGACGCCGTGCTTGATCAGGAACTTCTCACGCATCTCGGAGGTGAGCTTGCCCCACACCTCGGTGGCGGTGAGCGCCGCCATCTCGGCGTCGTGGACCGCCTTCCAGCTGTCGCGGGCTGCCACCAGTGCCTCGCGCAGCGCGGTGGTGACCTGCTCGCACAGGTGCGGCAGCGGGTCGGGCTCGGTGAGCAGGCCGCGTCCGTCGCGCAAGGCGTCCCGCTGCGCACCGACCTCGGCGGCGACCGGCAGGGTAGCGGCGTGGCTTAGGAGCGCCCCTAGAGCCTCCCAACGGGGTTGGCGGGCCTTGATGGCCTTGGCGCGCTTGTCCCACTCGTCCACGTTCACCGCGAGCGTGTCGCGGGCCTCGTAGAGCTTCTTCACCAGGGCGTTGCCGGCCAGCGAGTCGAGCGCGAGCAGGTGTGTTGTGCTTGGCGGCACTGGGCACGGGGGCTCGCCCCCGGCGGCAGCGGCCCGGCGCTTCAGTTCGGCCAATAGCGCGGGCGCGTTAGTGGACTCCTCGCCCGACTTGCAGGCGATGCCAATCTTCTGCATGAGCTGGCGCACGCTAATGCGCTCCACAGGCGACAGCGGAACCGTCTCGGCGCGGAACTTGGAGAGGCCGATCTTGGCGCGCTCAAGGCCCGCAGCGGTGAGCGATGCGCCCCCGCCTGTTGAGGCCCTCAGGTGCTCGGTCAACATGAGGACATAGAGCGCTCCGTCCACAGCATCACCAGACCAGCCGTAGGGCGGCCCCTCAAACCACTTGCGGATCTCCGCGCCCGTCTGGTCGGCGGCGGTGAAACTCAGGATTTCGTGGCAGACCGGGTGTTTCTCGATGTCACCGTGCCAATCAACCATGGTGAGTGCAGTGCCGTCGCCCGCACGGGCCTTCTTCAACGCTGCGTCCCACTTGCCGTGGTCGCCGAGGCTGAACTTGTGGAACAGGCGAACCAGCGCGTTCGCGACGGCGGCCTTCACGCTGTCCACGAGAGTGCCAGCAACTACCTCAGTGCCATTGGCCTGAATGACCTGGGCATTGTCGAGCACCTCGTCGAGTAGGGTCTCCAACTGCTCCTTCGCCCGGTTGCGGCGCGTCTCAACAGCGGCGCGGGCTAGGTTCCCCTCATCGCCGCTCGGCACTCCACGCGTCTGGAGGGTAACCTCGGCGGCCTTCAGCGTCAGAAGTGCATTTTTGATGCCCTCGGCATTGCCGGTTGGCAATAGCACGAACACCAGTGGCGAGTCGTTGCTTGCCTTCACGGCGTCGGTCTGGATGGTGGCCACGCTCTCTGCCCAGGCGTCGCGCACCCACACGGGCACGGTGCCGCCATCGACAGTGGGCGCGACCGGCCCGAAGTAGAGCTGGACTTTACGAGACACCTTAGACGCGCCGTGGGGTACGCTGCCGAAACCGATGCGCTTCTTCACCGCCTCGGCCAGCGCCTCGCTCCGCGCGGTGCCAACCTTGCTGTCGTCGTCGCTCAGCATCTTGCGGTGCTTCTGGAAGTCGGCCTCCCAGGCTGCGCTTTCACGGGTCTGGACCCGGTACTCCGTCTCGACCTGCATGAGCTGGCCGTCTTCAACGAGGGCCTGCAAGGCTGCGGGGAGCTGCTTGCGGATCTCGGCCCCGCCGTGCTCCAAGTCCTGCACGAGCAGGTCGGCTAGCGTCTCGG encodes the following:
- a CDS encoding type II restriction endonuclease gives rise to the protein MIPKNPAHLTAVWAFCSSPEFGEAVRRIDQSLKVTNATLLKVPFDLPRWQAAGASMYPNGLPQPETDDPTQHVFQGSVTRCAQPLQVAVARLLGYRWPDQQADALDAYADTDGIVCIPALLGERPAADRLTDMLAAAWGRDWHPQTLTDLLTAVGHTDSLEDWLRDTFFKQHCELFHYRPFIWHIWDGHREGFSALVNYHKLNHETLKSLTYTYLGDWIRTQELEAKANKSGAGDKLAKAKVLQQRLADILEGEAPLDIFVRWKSIEQQPIGWHPDLDDGVRLNIRPFLTVPDVGAKGAGVLRWKPNIKWGKDRGKNPPDSPWGEDRDNDNHLTLAEKLAAREAA
- a CDS encoding IS701 family transposase; amino-acid sequence: MDSSGVQRLEEYFRRIGDVLGEDSRRGSFAIYAMGLLGDGERKSVEPIAARACPDPSKTDAMHQRLLHFTVNSCWSDREVRREAARYALGAMTQREPVEAWIVDDTGFLKQGKHSVGVQRQYTGSAGKITNCQIGVSLSIATRTEHVPVDFELYLPESWANDSARRQEARIPPEIGFKTKPQLAVDMIGRAVAEGIPKGVVLADSAYGSSSDFRAQVRSLGLHYAVGVESQTTISLLDNEGLPHGEAMSVKDMAWSIHERGGFRRCTWRSGTREDLWARFALRRVVAAGVPKGQQEPLWLLIEWREGEPEPSNYFLVSVPGRITKKQLIRLVMQRWRTERVYEDLKGELGLDHYEGRRFSGWHHHVSVALCCYAFIIAERVRHFPPSARGTVEAHAQPLQA
- a CDS encoding Eco57I restriction-modification methylase domain-containing protein, with protein sequence MPTLDLRLRDQLATVIGRENQDGGARVIAETGARAAIEALAVHLVVPYGHLDTAGKQLRNRLRARARQLGDVRKVDGRHEIDHLVEQTAYEHWHRMLFARFLSENDLLIHPEMKVAVTLEECAELAPSEGSADAWELAGRYASRMLPQIFRPDDPVLAVRLAAEHQHGLENLLASLPAELFHASDSLGWVYQFWQARRKKEVNASEVKIGADELPAVTQLFTEPYMVQFLLHNTLGAWWIGAGRTLPMEMPYLRLLDDGTPTAGTFEDWPRLARELKVLDPCCGSGHFLVAAFEILVAFRMAEEGLSARDACDAVFRDNLFGLEIDYRCVQIAAFALALAAWTYPGAGGYRPLAAMNVACSGLAISAKKEEWERLAGDNQRLRNGMGRMWELFREAPILGSLIDPMRDPADALFVAGFDELQPLLDRAVGGDRATAEPELHEIQVAAGGVAAAATQLTGRFTLIATNVPYLKSEKHHPTLRDFASTHYEIGKADIATVFLLRMLDALGLGGTIAVVSPQNWLFLPTYKKLRKHLLRSLSWKSVARLGAGAFSTITGEIVQASLICVSKVPPPHEHCMAAIDLSSASSATEKAERLLVGNFLRLSQEEQFRNPDHRVVLDGISNTTARLLVDFADSYWGQGTGDFIRFGRCFWEVAEIGNKWTRMQTTVSNTVSHGGRHFVVLWENGQGALMEYAEKLRALPGHQGIRPTRGAEAWGKPGVTVSLMGSLPATIYHYCVRVPKGEQGSLPGDVRDAGGWNGGSRGSEAAR
- the brxC gene encoding BREX system P-loop protein BrxC, with amino-acid sequence MMLNREVFATDPESLELLNHGVAEVKGGRSEAELRTLRYELSTFVCEGQYRAGLRKVLETYLANLGKTEQQGIWVSGFFGSGKSHFIKVLRALWTDEPFSDGTRPRGLAHLTDEINDHLKELSTRGKQSGGLHAAAGTLGASARSVRLGILAIVFRSVSLPERYDLASFVMWLRDHGCLDAVRASVEAEGVAWDEELHDFLVSPVIHAAIAKHFPKWTTPVGDIGSLLHASFPDRDDVSNEDMVAAIRKALTRDGHFPRTLLAIDEVQQYIGETSDRAHMVQEAAEECSKRFGSSLLIIGTGQSAMASTPQLLKLKGRFPIEVQLSDADVDTVVRQIVLRKRADRMNAVRAVLDKHNGEISKHLAGTHIGPRPADADVLVSDYPLLPVRRRFWEHALRAVDVGGTTVQLRNQLRVVYEAVRSTAANPLGTVIPGDFLYFQLAPTLLQTSVLPREVHELVGKLQQAKGGGNFLKARLVALVFLIGKLPRDKSQGGDLGVRADTETLADLLVQDLEHGGAEIRKQLPAALQALVEDGQLMQVETEYRVQTRESAAWEADFQKHRKMLSDDDSKVGTARSEALAEAVKKRIGFGSVPHGASKVSRKVQLYFGPVAPTVDGGTVPVWVRDAWAESVATIQTDAVKASNDSPLVFVLLPTGNAEGIKNALLTLKAAEVTLQTRGVPSGDEGNLARAAVETRRNRAKEQLETLLDEVLDNAQVIQANGTEVVAGTLVDSVKAAVANALVRLFHKFSLGDHGKWDAALKKARAGDGTALTMVDWHGDIEKHPVCHEILSFTAADQTGAEIRKWFEGPPYGWSGDAVDGALYVLMLTEHLRASTGGGASLTAAGLERAKIGLSKFRAETVPLSPVERISVRQLMQKIGIACKSGEESTNAPALLAELKRRAAAAGGEPPCPVPPSTTHLLALDSLAGNALVKKLYEARDTLAVNVDEWDKRAKAIKARQPRWEALGALLSHAATLPVAAEVGAQRDALRDGRGLLTEPDPLPHLCEQVTTALREALVAARDSWKAVHDAEMAALTATEVWGKLTSEMREKFLIKHGVATVPTVMVGNDKEVISSAQARPLGQWALDQAGLPGRFAAARLEAIQLVAPKAQPVTLPKATLHNETEVDRWVAEARAAILAQLADGPVVV